In Macaca nemestrina isolate mMacNem1 chromosome 14, mMacNem.hap1, whole genome shotgun sequence, the sequence CACCTTCTTTCCCCGGTCCACCCGCAGACTGTGCACTCCTGGAAGGGGAGAGGGCGCCGAATGAGGATCCCCAAACTCCACGACCCGGGGTGCATCCGGCACCGGCACCAGTCCCAGGGCCAGGCCACGCCTCCTTCTCAAGATCCGCGGCACCCGGACCCTTCCTTGTCTGGGGTCCGGATCTCGACCCGATCCCACCCCTAAACCCAACTCCAGTGGTGCCCCGCCCCCACGCATGTCCCCAACCCCATGCCCTACAACCCCAAATCCGCCCATTTGGGCCCCGCCCACATACCCCGCCCTCCCCAGGTATATTGCCACCTAGGACCGGCCCCCACCGAGCCCCGCCCGCAGCCGCGTACCCAGCAACCGCGCCAGCAGCGAGTGCGGGTGCCGCTGCAGGTGCTGCACGTAGCGGGGCAGGTGGGCGAGCAGAGCCTGCACCTCTCGGCGCCCCTGGGTCTTCAGGAAGAAGCGCTGGTCGTGGCTGGGGGGCAAGAGAAAGAGGTCACTGCCCAGGCCTGACTGCAGCGGCTCTCACCCGGCCCCGTTCCCCGACCTGTGCATGTGGATCTCGCTACCAGGTCTCGGCACCGCCCCTCTAGCCTTCGGCCCTCGCACTCTTCTCCTCTCCCATCTGTCCACCGTCCGGCGCTGACCCTCCCAGATCAGGGCcgctctgtttctctcttcaggGGACCTTCCCCGCCACTGGGAATTCTGCCCTCCCAGCCAGGGGTAccactcccacccctgccccacccctgccgCAAGCTCACGACAGGAAGAAGCTGGCCTTGCTCTTGGAGGTGCTGAGGAACTGCAGATAGGGGCCGCCGGGGCCCAGGGCAGCCTGATAGTCGTCCTCCGCCAGGCCCAGGGAGCGGCGCAGCCAGGCAAAGGCGGGGCCGGCCAGCGTGCCCAGCTCGAAGCCCTGCAGGGGAGGAAGAGCCTCCTCTGGAGTGTCTGCGTGGGCCCGGGTGTGTGCAGCTGGTCCTGGGACAGGAGGGTCAGGGTGACTACACCCTTTCTGCAAGGCCCAAGGCTCAGGGACAAGCCTTCAGTCCCACtgcacagatgggaaaactgcaGAGGAGAGAGCAAGACCAGCACACATCCCTCCCCAGATGGGAGTCTGGGGCCTCCTACCTCATGAACCTGGGTTAGGACCTCCGAGAAATCGTCCTGGGAGGGTGGCCCCTGCAGGGAGAGGTAGAGGAGCTCAGGGCAACCCCTCAGTCCCCTGCTGCCTGCCCCAGGATCTCCAGATGTCCTGCACCTGGCCCGCCCCCCATCTCCTCCAATTTGATTCCTTCAGCAAACTGGGACTGGAGTTGTTTCTAGGAGTGCCTGAGTTGGGCAGATGGGTTGCTCACCCTCCCAGGGCTGCCAGGGGGACAAGAGTGACCCACGGCAAGGCCTGAGTGTATTTCATCCATTCTGGGTCCCCAGCACCAGGCCATGAGTTTAAGCCAGGCACGTTCCCAGACTCACAGGCTGGCCAAGTGAAGCCAGATTCCGTCCAGTACAAGGGGATGGCTCTGAAGCCAAGGGACCTGCCTGATGCAACCTGGGAGGGGAAaaatcagagaaggcttcctgggggTGGGGACTTCTAAGCTGAAATCTAAAGGGTCGTGGAGAGAAGGAGCAGGGTGCTCGCAGCAGTAGAAAGAGCACTGGTGGCTGCCAGCAAGGGAAGGAGGGCCCAAGTGGCTGAAGCTAGTCAGGGAGGGATGGAGTGTGAACAAGGCTGGATGCAGCTGGATCCGGAGGTCATGCTGAGTACTGGGGAGCCTTGGAAGCTTTTCAGCAGGTGATGAGGTCAGTTTTCGAGTTAGAGAACTCCCTCGTGTCTCTGCACTCTCCCTGGATCTCCAGGTCCCTGTGCCCGGATGTGGCCTATGGAATGTGGTCCCACTgcgcacacatgcatacacacgaaCGCCACACACATGCTCACCCAGGCCCGCCCAGCTGCTGAGCTTGCAGTTGGGCCACCTTTCTGCTGAgccagccctgcctcagcctgagctCCAGAGAGGATGGGCCAGGCCAGTAGGGTGGGGGTGGGTCCCTTTTCAACCATACACcctggcagggctgggagggCCTCAGAAACCAAGGAGTATAATCTCCCCCTATTATacagatggggacactgaggcccagagagaggcagagacccacccagagtcacacagcaacGACCTGAGTCAGGGGGTTCCTCACACGCCCAACACACCCCAGACGTTCCAGCTCCCACATCACAATGttccttcctctctgccttcctcccctTGATGTCCCTCTCTGATCCCCACACCTGCAGTTTTAGCCAGACAGGGCAACAGCCACGTCTTGCTATTGCTGGTGTGGACATTTGTGGGACAGATGGGCCACTCACCGTGGGTGGGTGGTCCATGGAGACCTGGGTGGCAGCCCACAGCCCTGCCTGCATCATGCACGTCATCCCATGCAGTTCATGCcccgggctgatctcaaacaGGCCCAGGCGAGACTGCTTATCTCGGAGGCGCCAGAGAAGCCCCCGGCGGCTGGAGGTGACTGCTCTGCATCCAGCCTCAGGGGAGGGGGCCAGGACCTGGTGGGAGAACACAAACAGCCTGTGGCAGCGTCACAGAGGAAAAAGATCAGGATTCAAATCCCACTTCCACTACTTGTGAGACTTCCCctcatctctctctgcctcagtttcttcagctgtaaaataGATGATGCTGGTACCCAAGAGGGgccacacagtgcctggcacgcagTCAGCACCTGAGTAGAGCGATGGTTATGATTATCAGTAGATAGGGTGTAAGCTCTGCAGTCAAACCTGGCCTGAGACGGACCGTCTCTCACCAACCTTGTGACCTTAGGTAAGTCGcctaacctttctgtgcctcattttttTATCTGCAACGTGAAAACTCGAACAGCTTGTTCGTGGCAGGTATGAACTCTTGTTACTGTTGAGTTTGAGCTCCTTGCACGGGAGCCCTTGATAACAGGAGCTGTGATGCCGGTGATTCAGTCACAACTATTCCATTTGCCTATGCTGAGCGCCTCCAGGCCAGCACGGAGGGGCCAGCGCGATGCTGGTCATAGCCGCTGGCCCACCAGTAGTGGGCATCCACTGTGTGCCCCGCACTGGATGAGAGCTTGACCTCCTAACAGCCTCCTGAAGGAGGAGCTTTAGCATCCTCTCCATTTTcccgatgaggaaactgaggaagtgCTGAGAGATCTCCGCCAGGCCGCCCCTCGGCATACCTGGTGCCCCGTGTGGGGCGTGTCCTGCTCTTCGCCGGCTGCAGGGCCCCTCCCTGGCTTGGATGGGGGCGTGTCCGCGCCGCTCGCCGAGGGGAGGCCCGACCCCTGCCCACCAACCCTTCCCTCTCCTGTCCTCTCTCGGGTCCGCACCTACCTCGCGGGGCCCGGGGCTCGGCGCAGCCATCGCCCCCGCAGCAGCTTCCCGGGCTTTGGCCGCGTTCCCCGCCGCCCCGCTGCAGGAGTCAGGCCCCGCCCCTGCCTTGCGGCCGACCAATCGGGTGGCGCCGACCACGGCTGCATCCAATCTGCACGGGAGGCGCTGGCGATGGCCTGCGGGTCCCGCCCCCGCGGCTGCAGCATCCTTCAGACCTCGGTCCGGCTGGGGTGGGGCCGCCGGACGTTGGCTGGGGTCCCGCGAAGGGAGCACCCCCATTTTCCGCCCTGGGCTGGGGGACTCAGGTCGCTAGGGCCGCCTGGGGAGACGAGTAACCTAAATCCTGTGCCACCCACCCATTCTGGCGTGAAATTCCCTTTGCCTGTCTTTTGGGTGAAAACACTGAGTGATCTAGAGAAAGAAGTCACTACCTCTAGGTCACACAGGAAAGTCGGGACATCcattcactgaacacaaagataCTGAACACCCACTGTGGGCCAGCAGTGCTAGGCCCTGGAGATTTAGTGGTGAGCGAGAGGGAGGGGCTCAGCTGCCTGCGTGATCTTTAAAAGCATAATTCAGATGATGTCACTCTGGTGATTAAAGCCTCCAGTGGCTCCCATGGCAATGGAACAAAACCCAAACCCCTCACCCTGACCCCAGGCCCATCTCAAACCACTCACCCTACACTTACCACCCAGCCGCCCAGACCTTCCTGTTCCTTACCCGCCAAACTCTCCCATTGAGGCCTCTGCATTTGCTATTCCCTCTACTTGAAACTCTTGACCCCAGACTGCCACTCGCCTTGCCAGACTCCAGCAGAGTGCTCCCTTCCCCCACTCCTGATCACATCACCTCTATTTTCTTCACCACCCTAACACTGTCAGAGACTGACTTGTTTATTGTTTATCACGTCTCCCCCTGGAGTGGGAATGCCATGAAAGCGGGGCCATGTCACTCCTGCTTCCTGGCTGAGTGCCTGGCATAAGCCTGTGCTGGATGAGTGTCTATGGGACCAAGGTGAGTAGGGTGTGCAAAGAGCCTTGGCGAGTCCAGGAAGTGAAAGGCTAGAGTGGCTGGAGTGAAGAAGGGAGAGCAGGCTGGGAGGCAGCGCCTTGTGGGGACCCAGAGAGGTACTGTGGGTATGGGCGTGAGTGTGAGGCGCCAAAGTgcgagagtttttttttttttttttgagacggagtctcgctctgttgcccaggctggagtgcagtggccagatctcagctcactgcaagctccgcctcccgggttcacgccattctcctgcctcagcctcccgagtagctgggactacaggcgcctgccacctcgcctggctagttttttgtattttttagtagagacggggtttcaccgtgttagccaggatggtctcgatctcctgatctcgtgatccacccgtctcagcctcccaaagtgctgggattacaggcttgagccaccacgcccggccgggttttgtttgttttgagacagaatctcgctctgttgcccacgctggagtgcaatggcgcgatcttggcttactgcaacctctgcctccgggttcaagcgattctcatgcctcagcctcccaagtagctgggattacaggcatgcgtcaccatgcccagctaatttttttttttctttttttctgagacagtcttgctctgtcacccaggctggaatgcagtggtgcggtcttggctaactgcaacctctgcctcccaggttcaagcgattcttctgcctcagcctcccaaggagctgggactacagccatgtgctaccatgctgggctaattttttttttttttagacagagtctctttctgttgccacgctggagtgcagtggtgcgatcccggctcacttcaacctccgacttcctggttcaagtaattctcctgcctcagcctcccgagtagctaggattacaggcatgcgccaccacgtccagctaatttttgtatttttagtagaaccggggtttcaccatgttggccaggatggtattgatctcctgaccttgtgatccacccgcctcagcctcccaaagtgctgggattacaggcgtgagacaccacacccagccatttttgtatttttagtagaaacggggtttcatcatgttggccaggctggtctcgaactcctgacctcaagtgatccacccaccttggcctcccaaagtgctgggattacaggcatgagccacggtgcctggtcAAGGTGCACATTTTTGAAGGGCACTGGTTGTTATGCATAGTTGGACTGGTGGGGCCACAGTGGGCAGAAGTGGTGAGGAAGCCATCTGTGACTTAGGGAAGAGGATGGTGGCTTTGCATCAGGAAGGTGGCTGGAGGCCGGGAGAAAAGGGGAGGATTGATAAAGCTTGGGGTCCTGTGGATGGGGGGATGAGGAAGAAAGCCAGGTTAAGGACATGGGACACCAGTCACTAGAGGGGGCAAGGCATGAGGAGGAGAGCCAGATCTGGGAGAAGTATGAGAATTCAGCTCATGAGAGAATGCATTTGAGGTTCCCACCATGGCATCCGATGAGGATGTCAGGTGGGCAGCTGGGCCATGTGCAACGCATCGGGCCAGAGGTGAGCCTGGCAAGAGTGAGAAGGCTTGTGACACATCCCTGAGGAGCCCAGCATCACGTGGCAGAAGACAGCATGAGTGAGACATCAAATAGCAGAATGGTCATCACAgtccggcatggtggctcatgcctgtaatcccagcactttgggaggctgaggcaggcggatcacctgaggtcaggagtttgaaaccagcctggtcaataaggcaaaactccatctctactaaaaatacaaaaaaatttgctgggcgtggtggcgggcgcctgtaatcccagctactagggagactgaggcaggaggatcacttgaacccaggaggcagaggttgcagtgagccaagatcgtaccactgcactccagccccggcagcagagagagactctgtctcaaacaaacaaacaaacaaaaagaatggtCATCACAGACATCAAGAAAGTGGCTGACAGCGGATCAGGGGATGTCACAGGCCAAATGCAGCTGAGAGTCAAGCAGACATCCTTTGGATTTAAAGAGTGGAcatcaactgggcatggtggcttatgcctgtaatcccagcactttggggggccaaggcaggtggatagcctgaggtcaagggttcaagaccagcctgaccaacatggagaaacccagtctgtacaaaaaatacaaaattagccggtgtggtggcgcatgcctgtaatcccagctatttgggaagctgagacaggataatcacttgaactcgggaggtagaggttgcagtgagccgagatcatgccattgcactccagcctgggcaacaagagcgaaacttcatcacaaaaaaaaattacaaaaaaaaaaaaaaaatagagtggaCACTGCTGGTGGCCTCAGTGGCTGGAGCCTGCCTGGAGATGGGGACAGATGCTGAGTGTGGCAGGAGGTGAGGAAATGCAGGAGGCAGATGTGGACCCCCTTTGGGGAAGCTTGGTGGTGAAATGGACAGAGGGAGACACTTAGTGGGAACTACTGGGTTGACAGAGGGCCTGTAAGTGGGATCCCCGAGCACACTTAGGAAACAGTGGGAGAATCCTGTGGAGATTTTTCTCACAACAAGGTGGGGCCATCTGTGACCTCAGGCTCCCACTATAGTAGTTGGAGGTTGGTGGATTAGGATCCAGAACCCAAGTAGGCAGCTCTGCCTGGACTGGAGGACAGAGTATGGAGCAGGTAGGGGCAGGGCGGGTGTCTGCAGTTGGCCTCTTTTTTCTCTGTGATGAGGAAGATACCTCTGCCAACTGGAAGAAGAGTGAGGGTCCCGGGTTTGAGGAATGGGGGTTTATACCAGGTGCGGTGGCAAATGGGAGAGCCAGCtgcccaggtgtggtgggactgctggagggctgggggctgggccaGTCCAGCCAACCTGAACACACAGCAGCCTTCGCTGCTCAGGGCCACGTTAAGTTGGGCTGTGGGGCTTTTAGGGGAGTGGCCCAAGGGTCCCTAAAGTAATAAATCCAACCTGCCCAAGCTGGCACAGAGGAGGCATGGCACAGGGGTGCCAGGGCCTTCAATGACTCCCAGCTGTGAGCTCCATTGGGTAGGAAGCACATCTCTCCCAGTCCCTGCTTTATCCCCAGCGCACGGGGTCAGGGCAGAAGGCCCCTGAGTCAACCCCACTGTACAGGATCTCCTGACCCAAGACCACTCCCAGCCCGCTCCAGCCCCGACCCTGGGTAAACACAGCACAGAGACAAACACATGATCAGTGTTTATTGGTCAGCTCTCCCAAACAGGCCAGCCCTGGGGAGCTCCATGAGGAGCGATCGGTCAGCAGCTAATATGCCTTGAGGCCCGGGGCTGGTCCTGGGGTCTGTCAGTCCTTCCCCAGGCGTTCCAGGTCCAGAAGGCTTTGCGGGGTCTTGGGCTGTGTCCGGCTAAGGAAAGCTGCCTTGCTGGAGGAGCAGGACTTGTGGAGAGAGGTCAGAGAGGTCACACATGCGGCCCTAGAACCCGCTAAGTCCAATGTCAGCATGTGACAGGAGGGGAAGTgaggcaacatggcagaacccggGGGAAAAGGTGGCAGGGAGTCTGAGAGTGAGGTTGGGAGACCAGCATCTTTTAGGCCCTGAGCAAGAAGGGGGTGACTGGAGTCTTCCAGGTATTCCTCCCTCCTAGCTTCTGGAAGTGAGAGTCAGGGAGGGGGGTCCGGTCAGGCAGGGGTAAGCTCCATGTCATGGGGACTCTGCAGGACAGGCAGGCTGGaggcgccactgtgcctggacaggTTCTGCAGGCTCCCCTACTTGGTCCCTGTGCTGGAGGGGAAACAGAGAAGGGGCTGGCAGCCTCATCCCCGCGGGACCTTCACTGAGCCTTCTTGGTCACCCTCTCGCTCTTCAGCATCACGTAGGTGATGAACAGTCCTGGAATACATAGACCAGAAAGGCCACATAAGATCTAAGCTCAGGGCTGCTGGGAGGCCAGGGCACGACACAGCAGAGCCACCCACACGCAGGGCTGTGAACCTACCCAACCACTCTCCAGGGAACCTGCTTATCTCCCTAGTCATTCGTCAAGCCATAGGTCCACtcacattcattcaacaaacaccaGCTGAGTGCCTGCCTCAGGCAAAGATGCTGCATTTAGTGTTTCAGATTCCAAGGGGAACAAGATCCACCCATCTATAGATCACCCAGTCAACCACTTGTCCACCTCTATACCTACCCACCTCCTAtacctcacccacccacccatccatccacccatcatccaGGCACCCGGCTATTGACTGACTCATCCAAATGACTTTCTGAGCACAACCTCAGTGCCACAGCCCATTCTAGATGCACAGTAATGATggagacacagtccctgcccctAGGAAGCCATGAGAGAGAGAGGTGCAGGAATTAGAAGCCAGGGTGACAAGAGGGTGACTGAGGTGTGAGCAGAGCAATGAtggggttgggggcaggaaagAGGGGGACAGGTCATTGGAGTCCAAAAAGCCTGGGGCACCAGGAAACCCAGAGGTTACTGACTGGCAACCTCAAAGGATGAACAGGAAAACCCCAGGGGTGAGTTCGGGGCAAGGAGCTTCCAGCAGTGCCAAAGTGTGGAAGCATGTTCAGAGGTGGGGTCCCCCCGAAACCCTGCCCGGGGTCAAGGGGAGGAAGTGATGACTTACCCACAAACAGGAGCAGTAGGAGGCCTGCAGCCAGTGGGATGGCGACAGCATAGGCTCGGGGCAGGAAATACTTGTGGATGACATGCTCACTGTCGATGAATGGCTGGCATCGAGGGCAGAGCTCTGGTGAGCCTTGCTCGCCTTGCCCAGCCCCCAAGCCCAAACACACCACCTCCAGCATCTAAGGGGCTGGCCCATTCAGAGCACTGGGCctgcatttgcttttctttaagaTTATGGCATTTGGGTGTCATGGTTTGTTTCCTTCCTTAATTTCTTATTGGTATTTACCGGGCACTTGCTTTGGTGCCTGCCATAGGTTGGTGGTGGGGACAAGAGAACAGGGGACAAGAGACCAGCCCTAAGGCACTCACAGCCTAGCAAATAGTACATGAGGAATCCTCGACTGACTCCCAACCTGGGCCTCCAGGGATTCTTCACTAATATTTTTTCCCTAAAGGATAGCAAGTTCTGCACTTCCAAACACACTGCACTTCTTAAGCAATGACCAACAAGTTTtcccacaagaaaaaaatatcctaAAGGCCTTCACAGATATCACTGGCGCTCGCCATGCCTGAGTCAGCAGGCTAACCCAGAAGGAACATAACTCCCCCAAAAGTCAAAGCAAGCTGGAAACAGAGTTTTAAGTGTAGCGGCTAAGGATGCAATCTTGGGCCAGATCCTTCTCCCCGAGCCTCAGCTATCTCATCTAAAAAATGCGGCACCACTGGCATCTTCCTCATAGCGTTGTTTTGAAGATTTCAAGAGATAAGGCAGGCAATGAAGCCAGCGCCGTGCCTAGAACCTACATAGAAGTTGCTTTGGCGGTGCCAGGGCTACGGGAAGGTGAGCAGCGGACGGGGAGAATGACATACCAAGAGAATCACCCAGGCGGTGTAGTAGGTGAAGATGATCAGGCTAACGGCGACGAGGCCGAGTCCCACCACCTGGTCTGTCCCCGTGGCCTGGAGAAAAGGGAGGTCTCAGCTGACGAAGTGACTCTATTTTGGCGTACTAATGGAGGCGGGGCGTCGCGGCCCGATCACGGTCTAAGCTTCCCATTCAACAGATGctagaggaggccgggcgcggtggctcaagcctgtaatcccagcactttgggaggccgagacgggcggatcacgacgtcaggagatcgagaccatcccggctaacagggtgaaaccccgtctctactaaaaaatacaaaaagctagccgggcgaggtggcgggcgcctgtagtcccagctactcgggaggctgaggcaggagaatggcgggaacccgggaggcggagcttgaagtgagctgagatcccgccactgcactccagcctgggcgacagagcgagactccgtctcaaaaaaaaaaaacaaaaaacaaaaaaaaaaaaaaacaaaaaaaaacagatgctagaGGGCTGACTAGGGATCAGTTTCTAGGCTGGGAGAGAATGCCAGGCCTCCGCGTTATCGTCCGTACAATAGGGGGGGCGGGAGAGCAATCCCCGTTCCAGTGCCCATGCCCCAGCTCCTGAGCACCCGAGACCCCACCCCCAGACGCCCCTATCGCCGGCACTCTGTCCCAATCTCACCATTTCCCCGCGCGTTCAGTCACCGGAGCCGCAAGCCACATCCGGTTCCGGATTCACGCTTTTCCGGCTTTGGGCTGCGGAGCGCGCCGGGAGTCGTAGTCCCCAGGCCGGCTCAGGCCCACGTCGTCGGAGACTAGCAGGAACCGCCTCCTCCCCTTTGCATATCGGGGAAGTGTAGTTCTCAAGAGCATTGTGGGGCCGGTTGCTGCCCGAATCTCCCTAGGGAATGGGACCGAGTTGGGGACCCAGACTCCCTGGCCTTCATGGCCACAGTCCTGTCGCCGCCCCACCAAAAGCCAATCTCTAAGtatcccaaagtcctggggtcAGAGTGAGATGGGAGTGCGGGATCGGAAgttccatttttcagatgggaaaagCGAGGCTCAGAGAAAGGTAGATCCCAATCCGAGTCAGTGGTGAAGCCGACACGGGAACTGGGGGGCCGTAACTAGTCTGTAGGTGGGAGAGGCGCAGAGAATGTTCACTTTTCAGCCTAGGATGGGCGGGGGAGGGTCTGTCCCCAGCCCGCATGAATGGGGAGGATTTGGATTGGTGGAGAGGGGGCGCCCTCCTCACCATCGCCTGGCCTCCTGGGCCACCCTCTGGATGTCCCCTCCTTTCCTTCACCGGCTGCCTCTCGCAGCAGCCCAGACATGTTTCGGACCAGAACCCACGCACAGGCCCCTCCCCGATCTTGGAGGATCCTTCCTCTGAGAACAAGGGGATGTTGGGCCAGATCATCTTCCACGCTTCTTCAGCTCCGAGATAGGAACGCGGGCCCCCACCACTCACCGGCCGGCTGCTCCTCATCCATCCAGCCTCACTGGGACGCCACATTCCTCAGGGAAGCCAGCTGggaagggttttttttctttcttagagacGGAgttctatgttacccaggctggtgtcgaactcctgggctcaagcgatcctcccaactcggcctccaaaagtttacaggcgtgagccaccgtgcccagcctcctgtgCCTTTTAATTCACTGACACACTTGTTCATCCGGCCCTGTCAGCTCCCTGAGGGTAGGATCTGAGATTGCTGCTGTATCCCTGGCACCCCGTGGAGGCTTGGCCCAAagtaagagtttttttttgtttttttgtttttcccccagagatgggagtctcactgtcggccaggctggagtgcagtggcgtgttctcagctcactgcaacctccgcctcctgggttcaagtgattctcttgcctcagcctcccgagtagctgggactataggcgcgtgccaacacgtccagctaatttttgtgtttttagtagagatgggttttcaccgtgttggctaggttggtatcaaactcctgacctcaggtgatccgcccacctcagcctccaaaagtgcttgggttacaggtgtgagccatcacgctcgGCCCAAAGTAAGAGTTTTGAACCAGCCAGCTTTAAAATTCAGTGATTGTTTAGATCCTGGAGTATAGCATCTGGACTCCAGGCCTCCCTGAGGGGTTATGTGGAGGCCTTTGGCCTGCTGTCCCCACCTGGGGGGTTTGGGGAGAGATGTACTCTGAGCCTGGCATGGTTCACTCCCTCTGGCATTTATCTCGTTGGTTTGTTGGAAGCCcatcctgtcactcaggctggagtgcaatggcacaatcttggctcatggcaacctctgcctcctgggttcaagtgattctcctgcctcagcctcctgagtagctgggattacaggcagtcaccaacacgcccagctaatttttctatttttagtagagatggggtttctccatgttggtcaggctggtctcaaactcctgacctcaggtgatctgcctcctagagcctcagcctcccaaagtgctgggattataggcgtgagccactgcgcctggccaagagcaACATTTTTAAACCTACAATCCGATTCTTTTCCCTTATCTCTCAGGAGACTTTGGGCTCAGCTAGGAGCCCACTTTTACCTCCCTCCCCGGTTGTGCATATAACAGAGGAAGGGGCAGAATCCGCCTTCAGGGTTTAAAGAGGCCGTAAGTGGGGGTCAGCC encodes:
- the LOC105463965 gene encoding phosphatidylinositol 4-phosphate 5-kinase-like protein 1; amino-acid sequence: MAAPSPGPREVLAPSPEAGCRAVTSSRRGLLWRLRDKQSRLGLFEISPGHELHGMTCMMQAGLWAATQVSMDHPPTGPPSQDDFSEVLTQVHEGFELGTLAGPAFAWLRRSLGLAEDDYQAALGPGGPYLQFLSTSKSKASFFLSHDQRFFLKTQGRREVQALLAHLPRYVQHLQRHPHSLLARLLGVHSLRVDRGKKTYFIVMQSVFYPAGRISERYDIKGCEVSRWVDPAPEGSPIVLVLKDLNFQGKTIKLGPQRNWFLRQMELDTTFLRELNVLDYSLLMAFQCLHEDERGLGSSLIFRTARSVQGAQSPEESGVQNRRLLPDAPNALHILDGPEQRYFLGVVDLATVYGLRKRLEHLWKTLRYPGRTFSTVSPARYARRLCQWVEEHTE
- the LOC105463967 gene encoding dolichol phosphate-mannose biosynthesis regulatory protein produces the protein MATGTDQVVGLGLVAVSLIIFTYYTAWVILLPFIDSEHVIHKYFLPRAYAVAIPLAAGLLLLLFVGLFITYVMLKSERVTKKAQ